In one window of Prevotella sp. E13-17 DNA:
- a CDS encoding sugar O-acetyltransferase, with product MTEKEKMLAGEIYSAIDPEVVKELSETREIIFEYNSLRPSETRRMKEIIKNLFGHVGDDHFLINQPFRCDYGKQISIGKRFFANFNFTVLDEAPVTIGDDCFIGPNVSIYTACHSTDPVERNSRQEWAKSVTIGNNVWIGGSVTILPGVSIGDNVSIGAGSVVVKDIPSNTVAVGNPCKVIKNI from the coding sequence ATGACAGAGAAAGAGAAAATGCTGGCAGGCGAGATATACTCAGCCATTGATCCAGAAGTAGTGAAAGAGCTATCGGAAACGAGGGAGATCATCTTTGAATATAATTCGCTTCGCCCTTCTGAAACGCGGCGGATGAAGGAGATCATTAAGAACCTGTTCGGTCATGTCGGCGACGATCATTTCCTTATCAACCAACCTTTCCGCTGTGACTATGGCAAACAGATTAGCATTGGTAAGCGCTTCTTTGCCAACTTCAATTTTACGGTCCTTGACGAGGCGCCTGTCACAATTGGCGACGACTGTTTCATTGGTCCTAACGTCAGCATCTACACTGCTTGTCACAGCACCGACCCTGTGGAGCGAAACAGTCGTCAGGAATGGGCAAAGTCTGTCACTATAGGCAACAATGTGTGGATAGGCGGCAGCGTAACAATATTGCCAGGAGTATCTATCGGTGATAATGTCTCAATAGGTGCAGGTTCAGTGGTGGTAAAGGATATACCATCGAATACTGTCGCCGTAGGTAATCCTTGCAAGGTTATAAAGAATATTTGA
- a CDS encoding NimIJ family nitroimidazole resistance protein codes for MSEFRDMRRKRQQLADADCIAILQKATAGTLALLGDNDYPYAVPISYVYDGGKLYFHSAVAGHKVDAIRRCNKASFCVIDQDDVRPEKYTTYFRSVIAFGRIRIVEDDAEKVAIMRMLGNRYNPHHDEALQKEMESGLAHMLAIRFDIEHLTGKEAIELVRQRAEHQS; via the coding sequence ATGAGTGAGTTCAGAGATATGAGACGCAAGCGTCAGCAACTGGCCGACGCAGACTGTATTGCCATTCTGCAGAAGGCAACGGCAGGCACATTAGCTTTGTTGGGCGACAACGACTATCCCTATGCCGTCCCCATTAGCTATGTCTATGACGGAGGCAAACTATATTTTCATAGTGCAGTGGCGGGCCATAAGGTGGATGCCATCCGCAGGTGCAACAAGGCCTCTTTCTGCGTCATAGACCAGGACGACGTGAGACCCGAGAAGTACACCACCTACTTTCGTAGCGTGATAGCCTTTGGCAGAATCCGAATTGTGGAGGATGATGCAGAGAAGGTTGCCATCATGCGTATGTTGGGCAATCGCTATAATCCCCATCATGATGAAGCTCTGCAGAAAGAAATGGAAAGTGGCCTCGCTCATATGTTGGCTATCCGTTTTGATATTGAACATCTGACTGGCAAAGAGGCGATTGAACTGGTTAGGCAGAGAGCAGAGCATCAATCCTGA
- a CDS encoding Hsp20/alpha crystallin family protein: MLPVMFQNSWMPTVFEDFLNNDWMPRANSTAPAVNVKENDKSYIMELAAPGIKKEYCRVGINDEGNLTIAIENKQEHKHEDSHRHYLRREFSYSNYEQSYTLPDDVVRDKISAKVEDGILTITMPKTEPKEKVTKAIEVS; this comes from the coding sequence ATGTTACCAGTAATGTTTCAGAACAGTTGGATGCCAACAGTATTTGAGGATTTCTTGAACAATGATTGGATGCCTCGTGCCAACAGTACAGCACCTGCAGTCAATGTCAAGGAGAACGACAAGAGCTACATCATGGAACTTGCAGCTCCTGGCATTAAGAAAGAATATTGCCGCGTAGGCATCAACGATGAGGGCAACCTCACCATCGCCATTGAGAACAAGCAAGAGCACAAGCACGAAGATAGCCACCGCCACTATCTGCGTCGTGAGTTCAGCTACTCTAACTATGAACAGAGTTACACGCTGCCTGACGATGTTGTGCGTGATAAGATTTCTGCCAAGGTGGAAGATGGCATCTTGACCATCACGATGCCGAAGACCGAACCGAAGGAGAAAGTAACGAAAGCCATCGAGGTATCGTAA
- a CDS encoding GNAT family N-acetyltransferase, with product MIEKRITSAQADNIQIKQIYETAFPENERIPWEHLVRLIDEMHLDFTVYEDNNQPVGFTIVYPRPKANWFWYFAVKEELRGRGLGQQILNLLIKKYAGQTNVLDMESPSQNPCPNPEQRSRRHSFYLRNGFRDSRLFKTYENIEMTIMMVGPGEFTMADWDQMTDELRQHWTWD from the coding sequence ATGATAGAAAAGAGAATAACCTCCGCACAAGCAGATAACATACAGATTAAACAAATCTATGAAACGGCATTCCCTGAGAACGAACGGATTCCTTGGGAACACCTCGTTAGGCTCATTGACGAGATGCATCTCGACTTTACCGTTTATGAGGATAACAACCAGCCAGTTGGATTCACCATTGTTTATCCAAGACCAAAAGCCAACTGGTTCTGGTACTTTGCTGTGAAAGAAGAACTGAGAGGTCGAGGACTTGGTCAGCAAATACTCAATCTGCTGATAAAGAAATATGCGGGTCAAACGAATGTTCTGGATATGGAGAGTCCTAGCCAGAATCCTTGTCCCAATCCTGAACAAAGAAGCCGTCGGCACAGCTTTTACCTGCGCAACGGCTTCCGTGACAGTCGTCTCTTCAAGACCTACGAAAATATAGAAATGACCATCATGATGGTGGGGCCTGGAGAGTTTACCATGGCCGACTGGGACCAGATGACCGATGAGCTTCGCCAGCATTGGACGTGGGATTAG
- a CDS encoding MBL fold metallo-hydrolase: protein MKLTYVFHSCFVLEAEKSILLFDYWMDPKNVVAPFLKKEKNIYVFSSHFHEDHFNRTIFEWRKQRQDIIYILSKDIYRHRRAQKEDADVWLAKGGTWTDGTLSVWASGSTDSGVSWIIETEGKRIFHAGDLNNWYARFLQDAKPGETIYSEEFDEEIDPIAHEKQYLGELKDIRKITDSFDVVMFPVDGRIGNGYTLGARQFTDRFKVGLLVPMHFVACGFESAWRMKEFTNEKDVAFWPISREGDTIEV from the coding sequence ATGAAACTAACCTACGTTTTTCATAGTTGTTTCGTCCTTGAAGCAGAAAAGTCCATCCTGCTATTCGACTATTGGATGGACCCCAAAAATGTTGTCGCTCCATTTCTTAAGAAAGAGAAAAACATCTATGTGTTCTCCAGTCACTTTCACGAAGACCACTTCAACAGAACAATCTTCGAGTGGAGAAAACAGCGCCAAGACATCATCTATATATTATCTAAGGACATATATAGACATCGAAGAGCCCAGAAGGAAGATGCTGACGTATGGCTGGCAAAGGGCGGAACATGGACAGACGGCACTTTGTCTGTATGGGCATCAGGCAGCACAGACAGCGGCGTGTCTTGGATTATAGAAACAGAAGGAAAACGCATCTTCCATGCAGGCGACCTGAACAACTGGTACGCGAGATTCCTGCAGGATGCTAAACCTGGAGAAACCATCTATAGTGAGGAGTTTGATGAGGAGATAGACCCGATAGCTCACGAGAAACAATACCTGGGTGAACTGAAGGACATCCGCAAGATAACGGATAGCTTCGATGTGGTGATGTTTCCTGTTGACGGACGTATTGGTAATGGCTATACCCTCGGTGCCCGACAATTCACAGATCGCTTCAAAGTTGGACTCCTTGTTCCCATGCACTTCGTAGCCTGTGGTTTTGAGTCAGCTTGGCGCATGAAGGAGTTTACCAATGAGAAAGATGTTGCTTTCTGGCCTATCAGCAGAGAGGGCGACACGATTGAGGTGTGA
- a CDS encoding DUF4112 domain-containing protein, translating into MNETKRLERRQNLMSNKAYRIMTILTRYLDRYYLDAIIGLIPGWGDVVALVSVLPFVYFSLFIVKSIPLTLAVLNNALRDVLLGMIPFFIGDVIDIFHCANTKNLNMIQGFVDGDETVIKQVNQRALQSVVVLLFLLLLIVLMMWVLISFGAYLYSLIASVLA; encoded by the coding sequence ATGAATGAAACAAAACGATTGGAACGACGTCAGAACCTGATGAGCAATAAGGCTTATAGGATCATGACCATTCTCACACGCTATCTGGATCGCTATTATCTGGATGCCATCATTGGACTAATTCCGGGGTGGGGCGATGTCGTAGCACTTGTTTCCGTGTTGCCGTTTGTCTATTTCTCACTTTTCATTGTCAAGAGCATCCCGCTGACGTTGGCTGTTCTGAACAATGCCCTCAGAGATGTTCTCTTAGGCATGATACCGTTCTTTATTGGCGATGTTATAGACATCTTTCATTGTGCCAACACAAAGAACCTGAACATGATTCAGGGTTTTGTTGATGGCGATGAGACAGTCATCAAGCAAGTCAACCAGCGTGCGCTGCAGTCGGTTGTCGTCCTTCTGTTTCTCTTGCTCCTCATTGTACTGATGATGTGGGTGCTGATCTCATTTGGCGCTTATCTATATTCGCTCATCGCTTCTGTTCTTGCTTGA
- a CDS encoding outer membrane protein assembly factor BamE, with protein sequence MNTIKNLSLLVMLTMMLSSCGVLLCPPIQERAQSIKAGMTSQEVRNILGSNFYLSFHDNSETWEYRTIPLYHDYSVIKIEFKEGQVVRMDSYMEVTPVIEEKPKKAEK encoded by the coding sequence ATGAATACAATTAAAAACCTTTCTTTGTTAGTCATGTTAACCATGATGCTAAGCTCCTGTGGTGTACTGTTATGTCCACCCATACAAGAGCGAGCACAAAGCATTAAAGCGGGAATGACAAGCCAAGAAGTGAGAAACATTCTCGGCAGTAATTTCTATCTAAGTTTTCATGATAATAGCGAGACATGGGAGTATCGCACCATCCCGTTATACCATGACTATAGTGTGATAAAAATAGAGTTTAAGGAAGGGCAAGTTGTTCGTATGGATTCATATATGGAGGTGACTCCGGTGATTGAGGAAAAACCGAAAAAAGCAGAAAAGTAA
- a CDS encoding RagB/SusD family nutrient uptake outer membrane protein, which translates to MNYLKHFRLLSLLIAILMGSMIASCGDDEEKDGTLSDDDLIIKASGTWMCTQSVDTQYGETYQGLMIGKEITISPNGTYTSTAPTFGYTGTYVVSGNKITARSDAGGIFLINVSISGDRMTWDGTANNGVTFRYIFERESSVVPTEKAFTKEIIAGDFQWKVMSVSIKRGSDSQITEGKTIRFKEDGTCEAFHSMETAWRINNGRVETYYQQTEEPMFVYTLLAANDNEIKVRIDGTLDDNLQAEVVLDKESIPNSVTIEEDMFGSKEQILSIYNSCYATCAEFEKAQLKLEEVRISPSTVHQITPNSATVSNAWQYAYQIVNRINLVLDKKEMILSSFGNQEGGTMIAELRALRAFVNYNLAMLWGNVPLVKEVVSVDNSNFEPSSQLVVLQFAFDEINDVVDALPSIDEIENGRLCFNRDAGRMLKAELLMALGSKSQAVATLNQIDRSRYSNMRSVSTNLDSRFIWALYAPQNNYCPVYTLMHVDLYLYESAGSKDGLMLPTIDLNKDGVLDEDIDSFWHASDYTDYGYWAFLKRTGKAQDVTGCYDFELLMPIPYMDIMTNPRLMQNPGY; encoded by the coding sequence ATGAATTATCTAAAACATTTCAGACTTTTGAGCCTGCTCATTGCTATTCTGATGGGGTCGATGATTGCATCGTGTGGTGATGACGAAGAGAAAGACGGCACTCTTTCTGACGATGACCTGATTATCAAAGCGTCTGGCACGTGGATGTGCACACAGAGTGTTGACACCCAGTATGGAGAGACCTATCAAGGGCTGATGATTGGTAAGGAGATTACCATCAGTCCCAATGGTACATATACTTCGACTGCACCCACATTTGGATATACAGGCACTTACGTGGTCAGCGGCAATAAGATTACGGCACGCAGTGATGCTGGAGGCATCTTTCTCATAAATGTCAGTATCAGCGGCGACCGTATGACCTGGGACGGAACGGCCAACAATGGTGTCACGTTCCGTTATATCTTTGAGCGTGAAAGTAGTGTCGTTCCAACAGAAAAGGCATTCACAAAAGAAATCATTGCAGGTGACTTCCAATGGAAAGTGATGAGTGTCAGCATAAAAAGAGGTTCAGATAGTCAAATCACGGAAGGTAAGACCATCCGCTTCAAAGAAGACGGCACTTGTGAGGCTTTTCATTCTATGGAAACAGCTTGGCGCATAAACAATGGAAGAGTAGAGACCTACTATCAGCAGACCGAAGAACCGATGTTTGTTTATACGCTTTTGGCAGCTAATGACAACGAGATAAAAGTCAGGATAGACGGAACGCTTGATGACAATCTGCAAGCAGAGGTCGTTTTGGACAAGGAGAGTATCCCCAATTCGGTAACTATAGAGGAGGATATGTTTGGCTCTAAAGAACAAATACTTAGCATATACAATAGTTGCTATGCCACTTGTGCGGAATTTGAGAAGGCGCAACTTAAGCTCGAAGAAGTGAGAATCAGTCCTTCTACTGTTCATCAGATCACCCCCAATTCTGCCACAGTTAGCAACGCATGGCAATATGCATACCAGATCGTCAACAGAATTAATCTCGTACTTGATAAAAAAGAGATGATATTAAGTTCTTTTGGCAATCAGGAGGGTGGCACCATGATTGCCGAGCTGAGGGCACTGAGAGCTTTTGTCAACTATAATCTGGCTATGCTCTGGGGAAATGTTCCTCTTGTCAAAGAAGTCGTTAGTGTTGATAACTCTAATTTTGAGCCATCCAGTCAGTTGGTGGTACTACAATTTGCCTTCGATGAGATTAATGATGTTGTTGATGCTCTTCCTTCAATTGATGAAATAGAAAACGGACGATTGTGTTTCAACAGAGACGCCGGACGCATGCTGAAAGCCGAGCTACTGATGGCATTAGGCAGTAAGTCGCAGGCTGTAGCAACGTTGAATCAGATCGACAGATCCAGATATAGCAATATGCGTTCTGTCTCGACCAATCTCGACAGTCGATTTATTTGGGCATTGTATGCTCCGCAAAACAACTATTGTCCAGTCTATACTCTGATGCATGTTGACCTTTATCTCTATGAAAGCGCGGGCAGTAAGGATGGACTGATGCTACCCACCATCGACCTCAACAAAGATGGTGTCCTTGACGAAGATATTGATTCATTCTGGCATGCTTCTGATTATACGGACTACGGCTATTGGGCGTTCCTCAAGCGTACCGGCAAAGCGCAAGATGTGACAGGTTGCTATGATTTTGAACTGCTGATGCCCATTCCCTACATGGACATCATGACCAATCCAAGATTGATGCAAAATCCTGGATATTAA
- a CDS encoding TfoX/Sxy family protein, which produces MACSEDFVLYIADQCSGAGDIVTKKMFGDYGIYCDGKIFGLICDDCFYLKPTEAVRAMLKRVDERPPYPGAKNYFYMVDIDDRDYLSALVRETCKALPEPKKRKK; this is translated from the coding sequence ATGGCATGCAGTGAAGACTTTGTTCTGTATATCGCTGACCAGTGTAGTGGAGCAGGCGATATTGTCACCAAAAAGATGTTTGGTGATTATGGCATCTATTGCGATGGAAAAATCTTTGGGCTGATATGCGACGACTGTTTCTATCTAAAACCCACCGAGGCGGTCCGTGCTATGTTAAAACGGGTAGATGAGCGGCCTCCGTATCCAGGCGCCAAGAACTATTTCTATATGGTCGATATCGATGACCGTGACTATCTCTCTGCGCTGGTTCGCGAGACCTGCAAGGCATTGCCTGAACCAAAGAAAAGAAAGAAATAG
- a CDS encoding YqiA/YcfP family alpha/beta fold hydrolase, with protein MKILFLHGFFASGQCVPAEALREAFRDKAEVLTPDLPIHPEEALKFIRKLIEREKPQVLVGNSCGAFYAQMVASEVALPALLGNPYFKMTEFLKTRIGAHQYKSPRKDGLQDFVIDAQLITEFTQTEARQFDNYNPTCKENIWGIFGEQDTLAHFEPLFQHYYSHSYHFPGGHTPTADEVHLYYVPLIEKLLKVV; from the coding sequence ATGAAGATTCTATTCCTACACGGATTCTTTGCCAGCGGACAATGCGTGCCTGCAGAAGCACTCAGGGAGGCTTTCAGAGATAAAGCAGAAGTGCTGACACCCGATCTGCCTATACACCCCGAGGAAGCCCTGAAGTTCATTCGCAAACTAATCGAACGAGAGAAGCCTCAGGTGTTGGTGGGTAACAGTTGTGGCGCCTTCTATGCCCAAATGGTGGCCTCCGAAGTTGCTCTGCCTGCTCTGCTTGGCAACCCCTATTTCAAGATGACGGAATTTTTGAAAACGAGAATCGGTGCTCACCAATACAAATCGCCACGCAAAGATGGTCTTCAAGACTTTGTCATCGATGCACAACTCATCACAGAGTTTACCCAAACAGAAGCTCGCCAGTTTGACAACTATAATCCTACATGCAAAGAGAATATCTGGGGCATTTTCGGTGAACAAGACACTTTGGCGCACTTTGAACCACTGTTTCAGCATTACTACAGCCATTCATATCACTTCCCTGGCGGACATACGCCCACGGCAGATGAAGTTCACCTATACTATGTTCCACTCATTGAAAAGTTGCTGAAGGTCGTTTGA
- a CDS encoding NAD(P)-dependent oxidoreductase, translating into MKVLVATEKPFAAAAVNGIKAEIEAAGNELVLLEKYTEKAQFLAAVADADALIIRSDKVDAEVLDAAKQLKIVVRAGAGYDNIDLAAATAHNVVAENTPGQNSNAVAELVFGLLVMAVRGFYNGKSGSELLGKKLGILAFGNVGRNVARIAKGFGMDVYAYDAFCPADVIDAAGVHAVANQEALFETCDVVSLHIPATPETKQSINAALVGKMKKGGVLVNTARKEVINEPELIKLMAEREDLKFVTDIMPDANDEFQKFEGRYFSTPKKMGAQTAEANINAGIAAAKQINAFFKDGDTKFQVNK; encoded by the coding sequence TTCGCAGCAGCAGCTGTCAATGGTATTAAAGCAGAGATTGAAGCAGCCGGCAACGAGTTGGTGCTGCTCGAGAAATATACAGAGAAGGCTCAGTTTCTGGCTGCAGTAGCCGATGCCGATGCGCTGATTATCCGTTCAGATAAGGTTGACGCAGAAGTACTCGATGCTGCTAAGCAGTTGAAGATTGTGGTTCGTGCCGGCGCTGGTTACGACAATATTGACCTGGCTGCAGCCACTGCACACAATGTGGTTGCTGAGAACACACCAGGCCAGAACTCAAATGCAGTAGCCGAGTTGGTCTTCGGTCTGCTCGTGATGGCTGTTCGTGGCTTCTACAACGGCAAGAGCGGCAGCGAGCTGCTTGGCAAGAAGCTGGGAATTCTGGCTTTCGGTAACGTGGGTCGCAACGTGGCTCGCATTGCCAAAGGCTTTGGTATGGACGTTTATGCTTACGATGCTTTCTGCCCAGCAGACGTTATCGATGCTGCTGGCGTGCATGCCGTAGCTAATCAGGAGGCTCTGTTCGAGACCTGTGATGTAGTTTCACTCCATATCCCTGCTACCCCCGAGACCAAGCAGAGTATCAATGCAGCATTGGTAGGCAAGATGAAGAAGGGTGGCGTGCTGGTTAACACGGCCCGCAAGGAGGTGATCAACGAGCCCGAGCTCATCAAGTTGATGGCTGAGCGTGAGGACCTGAAGTTCGTGACCGACATCATGCCCGATGCCAACGATGAGTTCCAGAAGTTCGAGGGTCGCTACTTCTCAACTCCTAAGAAGATGGGTGCTCAGACAGCCGAGGCCAACATCAATGCTGGTATTGCTGCTGCTAAGCAGATTAATGCCTTCTTCAAGGATGGCGATACCAAGTTCCAGGTGAACAAATAA